In the genome of Meiothermus sp. QL-1, one region contains:
- a CDS encoding CoA transferase, with protein MGALEGIRVLELGSFIAGPFAGQLLADHGAEVIKVEPPQGDPMRSWGVQLKDGQSLWWPVIGRNKKSVVLDLQTKQGQRLVRKLVTQVDVLLENFRPGVLEKLGQEPQALLAENPRLVIAWVSGFGQTGPYREQAGFGSLAEAMGGLRYHFHGG; from the coding sequence ATGGGTGCGCTAGAGGGCATCCGGGTGCTCGAGTTGGGCAGCTTTATCGCCGGCCCCTTTGCTGGGCAGCTCCTGGCCGATCACGGGGCCGAGGTGATCAAGGTCGAGCCCCCCCAGGGGGACCCTATGCGCTCCTGGGGGGTACAGCTCAAGGATGGCCAGTCCTTGTGGTGGCCGGTGATCGGGCGGAACAAGAAGAGCGTGGTGCTAGACCTGCAAACCAAGCAAGGGCAGCGGCTGGTGCGAAAGCTCGTGACGCAGGTGGATGTGCTTCTGGAGAACTTCCGGCCCGGGGTGCTGGAAAAACTAGGGCAGGAACCCCAGGCGCTTTTAGCAGAAAACCCCCGACTGGTCATCGCCTGGGTTTCGGGATTTGGTCAGACCGGCCCCTATCGCGAGCAGGCAGGCTTTGGCAGCCTAGCCGAGGCCATGGGAGGCCTGCGATACCATTTCCATGGGGGATAG
- a CDS encoding C1 family peptidase, whose amino-acid sequence MKVRFGFLFWLVLGMVGCTPPTPPSGNGLPNDRPYVRLEDGRLVALNTLEEIEEARAYYETRLQDGNEAILEEEGPLPQGQPIRPLALPPSADLRANQTPIRDQWIRGTCTSFAVAALLEAAYKRLHGLELDLSEEWINGAQKMGLLISTGAPGAPMPLPLRENAIYGLSGGGVTWGLDHVLRYGIPAETHWPYNNTRPFLEKTDDPLDDPRVLWYGPITERQDYLDTFNLTHRLWTVQTLDERGREIYPLYRAPVTPFPNAAQQQAIYGPSHIVYARPEELIRLEWYKTQLAEGREIAFSAVLIGRRYGEEVRLEFRDNVWIPGPGPDSWGGHAMLMVGYDDARRVFLVKNSWGRDERGRGSPVEADPDGDGFVAMSYDWVTLGLIYEAAVVRAVRRPDGFSPAYPLGLWNINLDGFVTRQLGIYHLPRTMTNAILRERFSGAPAGAVDRRLGTFHIPGLSGFRVNGETLPALRFVRFWLLPDTASEPWRDLPDRVTETKEFRVIFFKNGRIATGFTEDWGVVMYRDRGVPSGSASVSGPPRAESFAGRWQVYDDDTSVPVLGEPLRGELRIRYNSGVLSGVYVYQGQEFPLKISYNANNPTRIQFEVRGLYGSSLDKIFIGYMMRGNKSLFVGHSGYIVGIVPILNGFYAERIGD is encoded by the coding sequence ATGAAAGTTAGGTTTGGTTTCCTGTTTTGGCTGGTCTTGGGGATGGTGGGGTGCACCCCCCCGACCCCCCCCTCGGGCAATGGCCTGCCCAACGACCGCCCATACGTGCGGCTCGAGGACGGCCGTCTGGTAGCCCTAAACACCCTGGAAGAAATAGAAGAAGCCAGGGCCTACTACGAAACAAGGCTCCAGGATGGCAACGAAGCGATCCTGGAGGAGGAGGGCCCCCTGCCCCAGGGGCAGCCAATCCGCCCCCTGGCCCTACCCCCCAGCGCGGACCTGCGGGCCAACCAGACCCCGATTCGCGACCAGTGGATACGGGGGACCTGCACCTCCTTCGCGGTAGCGGCTTTGCTGGAGGCTGCCTACAAACGCCTGCATGGTCTGGAGCTGGACCTCTCCGAGGAATGGATCAACGGCGCGCAGAAAATGGGCCTCCTGATCAGCACCGGTGCCCCCGGTGCTCCCATGCCGCTCCCCCTGCGGGAGAACGCCATTTATGGCCTCAGCGGGGGCGGGGTGACCTGGGGCCTGGACCACGTGCTGCGCTACGGCATCCCCGCAGAAACCCACTGGCCCTACAACAACACCCGCCCCTTCTTGGAAAAGACCGATGACCCCTTGGATGACCCCCGGGTGCTCTGGTACGGCCCCATCACCGAGCGCCAGGATTACCTGGACACCTTCAACCTGACCCACCGGCTTTGGACCGTGCAAACCCTGGACGAGAGAGGACGCGAAATCTATCCCCTCTACCGGGCTCCTGTAACCCCTTTCCCCAATGCGGCCCAGCAGCAGGCCATCTACGGCCCAAGCCACATCGTTTATGCCAGGCCTGAGGAGCTCATCCGTCTGGAGTGGTACAAAACCCAGCTGGCCGAGGGGCGGGAAATCGCCTTCAGCGCAGTTTTGATAGGTAGGAGGTACGGTGAGGAGGTGCGGCTAGAGTTCCGGGATAACGTCTGGATCCCCGGTCCCGGTCCGGATAGCTGGGGCGGCCACGCCATGCTGATGGTGGGCTACGACGACGCACGCCGCGTGTTCCTGGTCAAGAACTCCTGGGGACGGGACGAGAGGGGCCGGGGTAGCCCTGTGGAAGCCGACCCCGATGGAGATGGCTTCGTGGCCATGTCCTACGACTGGGTCACCCTGGGCCTTATCTACGAGGCAGCGGTGGTGCGGGCGGTGCGGCGGCCCGACGGCTTCAGCCCGGCCTATCCCCTCGGGCTTTGGAACATCAACCTGGACGGGTTTGTGACCCGGCAGCTCGGCATCTACCATCTGCCCAGGACCATGACGAACGCCATTCTACGTGAGCGGTTTAGCGGCGCTCCAGCAGGAGCCGTGGACCGACGGCTGGGCACCTTCCACATACCGGGTTTATCTGGCTTCCGGGTCAACGGGGAGACCCTTCCTGCGCTGCGCTTTGTTCGCTTCTGGCTCCTCCCGGACACGGCCTCCGAACCCTGGCGGGACTTGCCTGACCGGGTGACCGAAACCAAGGAGTTCAGGGTCATCTTCTTCAAAAACGGCCGGATTGCCACCGGGTTTACCGAGGACTGGGGCGTGGTGATGTACCGGGATAGGGGCGTGCCCAGCGGCTCAGCAAGCGTCAGCGGCCCCCCGCGGGCGGAGTCGTTTGCCGGCCGCTGGCAGGTCTACGATGACGACACCAGCGTCCCCGTGCTGGGCGAGCCCCTTCGGGGCGAGCTCCGCATCCGCTACAACAGTGGGGTGCTGAGCGGGGTTTACGTCTACCAGGGCCAGGAGTTCCCCCTCAAGATCAGCTACAACGCCAACAACCCCACGCGCATCCAATTTGAGGTGAGGGGCCTATACGGTTCCAGCCTTGACAAGATCTTCATCGGCTACATGATGCGCGGCAATAAGAGCCTGTTCGTGGGCCATTCGGGCTACATCGTGGGCATTGTGCCCATCCTCAACGGTTTCTACGCCGAGCGCATAGGGGATTAG
- a CDS encoding BTAD domain-containing putative transcriptional regulator → MAQTTLDLLGFPVFRLEGAPVGLPTHKLWGLLGYLALEGPQTREHLATLLWDLPEERARANLRRELFRLPQRSFLEQKGERLGLVGVKSDIEELLQAVAARDWARAQGFFRGEFMQGLRVRAAPLFEEWLESTRLRLQALQAEVLYRWAVELLEQGHLEEALERAERLLALDALHEEGQVLRLRLLAGLGRQVEALKAYEAYRQRLWRELGVEPSESLVALAGALRWGKAVTLPSSTRLKNPPLMGREEAWGALQTAGGLALLVAEGGLGKTRLLQEYAQLQPGFRWVAHRKSPLEAGFGGLVEVLRALWEKGELSAGVWREELARLLPELRVPARPLGEGEAGLALSRLHEALVQTLAAGLPAGGVVVLDDLHHADAATLAFLPYLVRRSRAFGVRVLGATRPEALREPHPLAAALRELERDGLLSPVRLHPLAEEDVLRLVRTLSRMETGGVLFSRRLHRATGGNPLFLLRTLEHLMAQGLLRADPEGWHTPFDEATEDYRELPLPESIHEEVVRGLEALGGRRAAEMLAVAGNPLDPFSLRRLLGGETLAWMETLEGLEAAGYLRGGAEGYTFAHELFRQAVLEEMPPARRRTLHVLLAEELLAQGEAPYRHLEAAGRLKEAWHVAMRAGRTALERQAFPVAAEILSWAREVQKRAGAEAEDQARLLLELEEALMLSGQIPAQEAVLKTLESLTPELPSSLRLETGLRRVRFLAMGGRWGEALAHAEAALALGEHPQICLFRADALANLGKPGAREEALRVWEKASQEGKEAAMAAAAYLLAKLAVVAESEDLETWLGHLARLGRPGLAEVRLKQFACTLALRKEAWAEALAEATEAYTRAEALGYREALGVFQNFRGLALVRLERYAEALESYYAAHAHFGELGRTHFQAGVGINLAGLLLRFGAFQEAETWAQRALEVFQAIGEPRGSSEAARALGNTLLWRGNLEGAEALFRQSLGLAEAAGLKQSALEAQADLAVARLLQGNLEEAESLLRQVLEAQRPDWPLDAAWLALALLRQGRAQEARALAEKTLGDRLPTSDIPLLAQAACGLDPTGALTRLRAHRARQQSLTPPAYQETLAAWHRLLDSLFLTPAA, encoded by the coding sequence ATGGCTCAAACCACCCTCGACCTCCTGGGGTTTCCGGTGTTCCGGCTCGAGGGAGCGCCGGTGGGGCTGCCTACCCACAAGCTCTGGGGCCTCCTGGGCTACCTGGCCCTGGAAGGGCCCCAGACCCGGGAGCACCTGGCCACCCTGCTTTGGGACCTGCCCGAAGAGCGGGCACGGGCCAACCTGCGTCGGGAGCTTTTTCGCCTCCCCCAGCGCTCCTTTTTGGAGCAAAAGGGAGAGCGGCTTGGTCTGGTGGGGGTAAAAAGCGATATAGAGGAGCTTTTACAGGCGGTGGCGGCGCGGGACTGGGCCAGGGCCCAGGGGTTCTTCCGAGGGGAGTTTATGCAGGGCCTGCGGGTGCGGGCTGCGCCTTTGTTTGAGGAGTGGCTCGAGTCCACCCGCCTCCGCCTGCAGGCCCTGCAGGCCGAGGTGCTTTACCGGTGGGCGGTGGAGCTTTTAGAGCAGGGGCACCTGGAAGAGGCGCTGGAGCGGGCCGAGAGGCTGTTGGCGCTGGATGCCCTGCACGAGGAGGGGCAGGTCCTGCGGCTGCGCCTTTTGGCCGGGCTGGGCCGCCAGGTGGAGGCCCTCAAGGCCTATGAGGCTTACCGGCAGAGGCTTTGGCGGGAGCTTGGGGTGGAGCCATCCGAGAGCCTGGTAGCCTTAGCCGGGGCCCTGCGGTGGGGAAAAGCAGTGACGTTGCCTTCCTCCACCCGCCTCAAGAATCCCCCGCTGATGGGGCGGGAGGAGGCTTGGGGGGCACTTCAGACGGCCGGGGGCCTGGCTTTGTTGGTGGCCGAGGGAGGGCTGGGCAAAACCCGGCTTCTTCAGGAGTATGCCCAACTTCAACCCGGTTTCCGCTGGGTGGCCCACCGGAAAAGCCCACTAGAGGCAGGTTTTGGTGGGTTGGTGGAGGTTCTGCGGGCCCTTTGGGAGAAGGGCGAGCTTTCGGCCGGGGTGTGGCGGGAAGAGCTGGCCCGCCTGCTGCCCGAGCTGAGGGTCCCTGCCCGTCCCCTGGGCGAGGGCGAGGCCGGCCTGGCCCTCTCACGTTTGCATGAGGCGCTGGTCCAGACCCTGGCAGCGGGGCTGCCGGCAGGGGGGGTGGTGGTGCTGGATGACCTTCACCACGCAGACGCCGCCACGCTGGCGTTTCTGCCCTACCTGGTACGCCGTAGCCGGGCCTTCGGAGTGCGGGTCCTAGGGGCAACCCGGCCCGAGGCGCTACGGGAACCCCACCCCCTGGCAGCGGCGCTCCGGGAGCTTGAGCGGGACGGCCTCCTGAGCCCCGTACGGCTCCACCCGCTGGCGGAAGAGGACGTGCTGCGGTTGGTACGCACCCTCTCCCGTATGGAAACCGGAGGGGTACTCTTCTCCCGAAGGCTACACCGGGCCACTGGGGGGAATCCCCTCTTTCTCCTCCGCACCCTGGAACACCTCATGGCCCAAGGCCTCCTCCGGGCAGACCCGGAGGGCTGGCACACCCCCTTTGACGAGGCCACGGAGGACTACCGGGAGCTTCCCCTCCCGGAAAGCATCCACGAGGAGGTGGTGCGGGGCCTCGAGGCCCTGGGGGGGCGAAGGGCAGCGGAAATGCTGGCCGTGGCGGGGAACCCCTTGGACCCCTTCAGTCTGCGCCGCCTTTTGGGGGGAGAGACCCTGGCCTGGATGGAAACCCTGGAGGGCCTGGAAGCGGCGGGGTACCTGCGGGGTGGGGCAGAGGGGTATACCTTCGCCCACGAGCTCTTCCGCCAGGCCGTCCTGGAGGAGATGCCCCCCGCCCGACGCCGCACCCTCCACGTTTTGTTGGCAGAGGAGCTCCTGGCCCAAGGGGAGGCTCCTTACCGGCACCTGGAGGCGGCAGGGCGCCTGAAGGAGGCCTGGCATGTAGCTATGCGGGCGGGGCGGACGGCCCTGGAACGCCAGGCCTTTCCCGTGGCCGCGGAGATCCTCTCCTGGGCCCGCGAGGTCCAGAAGAGGGCCGGCGCCGAAGCGGAGGACCAGGCCCGCCTGCTCCTGGAGTTAGAGGAGGCCCTAATGCTCTCGGGACAGATCCCCGCCCAGGAGGCTGTCCTGAAGACCCTGGAAAGCCTGACCCCTGAGCTACCCTCCTCCCTCCGCCTGGAAACGGGCCTCCGCCGGGTGCGCTTTCTGGCCATGGGTGGGCGTTGGGGGGAGGCCTTGGCCCACGCAGAGGCGGCCCTGGCCCTGGGGGAGCACCCCCAGATCTGCCTTTTCCGGGCGGATGCCCTGGCCAATCTGGGAAAACCCGGGGCCAGGGAGGAGGCCCTTCGGGTTTGGGAAAAGGCCAGCCAAGAAGGCAAGGAGGCCGCCATGGCTGCCGCCGCCTACCTGCTGGCCAAGCTCGCCGTGGTGGCTGAGAGCGAGGACTTGGAAACCTGGCTCGGCCACCTGGCCCGCCTGGGACGCCCCGGCCTCGCCGAGGTGCGGCTTAAGCAGTTTGCCTGCACCCTGGCCCTGCGCAAGGAGGCCTGGGCGGAAGCGCTGGCGGAGGCTACAGAGGCCTATACCAGGGCCGAAGCCCTGGGCTACCGGGAGGCTTTGGGGGTCTTCCAGAACTTCCGCGGCCTAGCCCTGGTTCGCCTGGAGCGCTACGCAGAAGCGCTGGAAAGTTACTACGCGGCCCACGCCCACTTCGGGGAGCTGGGCCGGACCCACTTCCAGGCTGGGGTGGGCATCAACCTGGCCGGCCTCCTCCTCCGTTTCGGTGCCTTCCAGGAGGCCGAAACCTGGGCGCAAAGGGCCCTCGAGGTCTTCCAGGCCATAGGGGAACCCCGGGGTAGCAGCGAGGCGGCCCGGGCTTTGGGCAACACCCTGCTTTGGAGGGGGAACCTGGAAGGGGCCGAAGCCCTCTTCCGTCAAAGCCTGGGCCTGGCCGAGGCGGCGGGTCTTAAGCAGAGCGCTCTCGAGGCCCAGGCCGACCTGGCCGTGGCCCGCCTCCTCCAGGGGAACTTAGAGGAAGCAGAGTCCCTGCTGCGCCAGGTTTTAGAAGCCCAAAGGCCCGACTGGCCCCTGGACGCCGCCTGGCTGGCTCTGGCCCTCCTCAGGCAGGGGCGGGCACAGGAGGCGAGGGCCCTAGCCGAAAAAACCCTGGGGGACCGCCTCCCCACCTCCGACATCCCTCTCCTGGCCCAGGCGGCCTGCGGCCTGGACCCCACCGGGGCCCTCACGCGGTTGCGTGCCCACCGGGCCCGCCAGCAATCCCTGACCCCTCCGGCGTACCAGGAGACCCTTGCCGCCTGGCACCGCCTTCTGGATAGCCTGTTCCTGACCCCGGCCGCTTAG
- the recF gene encoding DNA replication and repair protein RecF (All proteins in this family for which functions are known are DNA-binding proteins that assist the filamentation of RecA onto DNA for the initiation of recombination or recombinational repair.), with protein sequence MRLLVLRQKNFRNLATSVFAPGAGLTTVVGGNAQGKTNLLEAIELVLGGEMQGSTLERIAFGESEAFLYAEVETQWGQSRLEAHLSREGREHRLNEAPASLRELAQLPGAVRLGPDDLALVQGPPEERRRFLDVLLSRFSARYRALLGRYTRALQQRNALLKEQLRRQSPLSTLQSVVAVWNAELARYGSEILSLRRRMVARLSSLAREAYRELAPGELELELWETVAPERLLEALEENLAEDLQRGATSLGPHRDDLLIRLSGREAARYGSRGECRSIAMALRLAEHRLLWMHYDEAPLLLVDEWSTELDTRRREALLAYAQSLPQAILAGLETPGMGAVVKIEAGVWR encoded by the coding sequence GTGCGCCTGCTGGTCCTTAGGCAGAAAAACTTCCGCAACCTCGCCACGTCAGTTTTCGCGCCGGGCGCGGGCCTCACCACCGTGGTGGGCGGCAACGCCCAGGGCAAGACCAATTTGCTCGAGGCCATCGAGCTGGTGCTGGGCGGTGAAATGCAGGGCAGCACCCTGGAGCGCATCGCTTTCGGTGAAAGCGAGGCCTTTTTGTACGCTGAGGTGGAAACCCAGTGGGGCCAGAGCCGGCTCGAGGCCCACCTAAGCCGCGAAGGGCGGGAACACCGGCTCAACGAGGCCCCAGCCTCCCTGCGCGAGCTGGCCCAGCTACCCGGGGCGGTACGGCTCGGCCCCGACGACCTGGCCCTGGTGCAGGGCCCCCCTGAGGAGCGCCGGCGCTTCCTGGATGTACTGCTCTCGCGCTTCTCGGCCCGCTACCGGGCCCTTTTGGGGAGGTATACCCGCGCCCTCCAGCAGCGCAACGCCCTGCTCAAAGAGCAGCTCCGTCGCCAAAGCCCCCTGTCCACCCTGCAAAGCGTCGTCGCCGTATGGAACGCTGAACTGGCCCGCTACGGCAGCGAGATCCTGAGCCTGCGCCGGCGCATGGTGGCCCGGCTATCCTCCCTGGCCCGCGAGGCCTACCGCGAACTGGCCCCGGGAGAGCTCGAGCTGGAGCTTTGGGAAACCGTGGCCCCCGAGCGCTTACTGGAAGCCCTGGAGGAAAACCTGGCTGAGGATTTGCAGCGGGGAGCCACCAGCCTGGGCCCCCACCGCGACGACCTCCTGATCCGGCTATCGGGGCGCGAAGCCGCCCGGTACGGCAGCCGGGGGGAATGCCGCAGCATCGCCATGGCGCTACGCCTGGCCGAGCACCGCCTGCTTTGGATGCACTACGACGAGGCCCCTTTGCTCCTGGTGGACGAGTGGAGCACCGAGCTGGATACCCGCCGCCGCGAGGCCCTGCTGGCCTACGCCCAGAGCCTACCCCAGGCCATCCTGGCGGGCCTCGAGACCCCGGGGATGGGCGCGGTGGTAAAAATTGAGGCAGGCGTATGGCGCTGA